The Trueperaceae bacterium genome window below encodes:
- a CDS encoding FmdB family transcriptional regulator, translating to MPVYVYKNLRTGEKFEVEQRITEPALTEHPESGDPIKRLIQPVGIAFKGSGFYVTDSRSGSSGSSTKSDSTSQGESKVESKSASEGSKTASDSASTVVKSSD from the coding sequence ATGCCGGTTTATGTCTACAAGAACCTCAGGACGGGTGAGAAGTTCGAGGTTGAACAGAGGATCACGGAGCCAGCTCTGACCGAGCATCCGGAATCGGGCGATCCGATCAAACGGCTCATCCAGCCGGTCGGGATAGCCTTCAAGGGAAGCGGATTCTATGTGACCGACTCGCGGAGCGGCTCCAGCGGGAGCAGCACCAAGAGCGACTCGACCTCGCAGGGCGAAAGCAAGGTCGAATCGAAGTCTGCTTCGGAGGGCAGCAAGACGGCCAGTGACAGCGCTTCGACGGTCGTTAAGAGCAGCGACTGA